The following are encoded in a window of Lichenicola cladoniae genomic DNA:
- a CDS encoding efflux RND transporter periplasmic adaptor subunit, translating into MFRRARRLLRVISTVTILVVAGIVMLALWEHYTAQPWTRDGEVRVQVANIAPQVSGQIVSVDVHDNEFVHKGDVLYTIERFDFEVALASADATVRQRQVAMTVSQTQAVRRKELTTLSTSLEEKQQYQGTAEQSSATYAQAVAQQSQARINLQRTTVRSTVNGYVTNLLMRVGNYATEGTSNIQIIDADSYWVDGYFEETKLEPIRVGDPAQVMLMGYRDPIRGHVESITRGIATSNAGASTQGLPSVDPVYTWVRLAQRIPVRIHIDQVPPTVVLAAGMTATVTVHPLHPLPASRYDGPGAGLVAWTSDQMERQRTAPATTDAK; encoded by the coding sequence ATTTTCCGTCGAGCAAGACGCCTGCTGCGTGTCATTTCAACCGTGACGATCCTGGTGGTCGCCGGGATCGTCATGCTGGCGTTGTGGGAGCATTACACCGCGCAGCCCTGGACCCGCGACGGCGAGGTGCGCGTGCAGGTCGCCAACATCGCGCCGCAGGTGTCCGGCCAGATCGTGTCGGTGGACGTGCACGACAACGAGTTCGTTCATAAGGGTGACGTGCTCTACACCATCGAACGTTTCGATTTCGAGGTCGCACTGGCTTCGGCCGATGCAACCGTGCGGCAGCGGCAGGTCGCCATGACGGTCAGCCAGACCCAGGCCGTGCGACGCAAGGAGCTGACCACCCTGTCCACGTCGCTCGAGGAAAAGCAGCAATACCAGGGAACCGCCGAGCAATCATCCGCCACCTACGCACAGGCGGTCGCGCAACAGTCGCAGGCGCGGATCAACCTGCAGCGGACCACCGTACGCAGCACCGTCAACGGCTACGTGACCAACCTACTGATGCGCGTTGGCAACTACGCGACCGAGGGAACGTCCAACATCCAGATCATCGACGCGGACAGCTACTGGGTCGACGGCTACTTCGAGGAAACCAAGCTGGAACCGATCCGCGTCGGCGATCCGGCACAGGTGATGCTGATGGGGTATCGCGACCCGATCCGGGGCCATGTGGAAAGCATCACGCGGGGCATCGCCACGTCGAACGCCGGTGCCTCGACGCAGGGACTTCCGTCGGTGGATCCGGTCTATACCTGGGTCCGCCTGGCACAACGCATTCCGGTTCGTATCCATATCGACCAGGTTCCACCGACGGTGGTGCTGGCCGCCGGCATGACGGCGACGGTCACGGTGCATCCGCTGCATCCGTTGCCGGCATCGAGGTACGATGGCCCGGGCGCCGGGCTGGTTGCGTGGACGAGCGACCAGATGGAACGGCAACGGACCGCACCGGCAACGACCGATGCCAAATAG
- a CDS encoding DUF1656 domain-containing protein, which produces MTHVLDLNGILVSSFVGQALLALVILLILRPILARLGFQRVVWNPPLAEFALGICILGVIILLS; this is translated from the coding sequence ATGACGCATGTGCTCGATCTCAATGGCATCCTGGTTTCCTCGTTCGTCGGACAGGCGTTGCTCGCACTGGTAATCCTGCTGATACTCCGGCCGATCCTGGCGCGGCTCGGGTTCCAGCGGGTGGTGTGGAACCCGCCACTCGCCGAGTTTGCTTTGGGCATTTGCATCCTCGGCGTCATCATTCTGTTGAGCTAG
- a CDS encoding FUSC family protein, translated as MPATGGSALGRLSAMPVADWTRRMWERVPSLPPGWFGFCSRTWIAIVLALATAFWLQLDSADSAAVCAAILAQPTRGQSLSKAIYRMGGTVIGAAVALLLIGLFPQDRFMLLGGVGLWVAICTTVSTMTRDFRAYAAVLSGYTVSIVAIAVIDNPNGAFSSAVSRVAVIAIGIVAMTVVNDVFGSPETWKQLADGLKKSTETVFGIADAAVHGRALPAETDIAALASGILALSTQANYSRTELQDGQHRIAGADSAMLGLLDMLFCARAIAYGLQRDDADPAIVQRLPELAGARSDREAFADVEIPHEPVDAFLIERTAALARNRRWVEDGMGVLSNGGRPKRYVSLEYHLDRFAAGLNATRILIAFAIGAAFSILSGLSDSTLALIQISAVCALAATNPNPTSFAYGVLIGAPLAVIAAALINFFLLTQGSAMPVLAIAILPAVFIACTLVMYPKTGAIGFIMLVFTFVMLNPANPQSFDLTSFVERAIMFLSAAVIVFLSLVLILPVSPRRRVMRGMLAIARDVEREMDGPAQHEGPALASRQYDRLSQMQQWNSRIGSSGSRRFVLARLIGLTDLVGALGRARAGLHGIEAVEPLCDTATEIGGGLRKNDVDGTLGRMDVAARMLLDQGHAVPAVHRGALLRAVSGLYGAGAALRANRRMLLLTGTVRTSHKSAAA; from the coding sequence ATGCCAGCGACCGGAGGAAGCGCGCTCGGACGATTGAGCGCCATGCCGGTCGCCGATTGGACGAGGCGGATGTGGGAGCGTGTGCCGTCCCTGCCGCCGGGCTGGTTCGGTTTCTGCAGCCGGACCTGGATCGCCATCGTGCTGGCACTTGCGACCGCCTTCTGGCTGCAACTCGACAGTGCCGACTCCGCAGCCGTGTGTGCGGCGATCCTGGCGCAGCCGACCCGGGGCCAGTCGCTGTCCAAGGCGATCTACCGGATGGGCGGCACGGTGATCGGCGCCGCCGTGGCGCTGCTGCTGATCGGGCTGTTCCCGCAGGACCGGTTCATGCTGCTGGGTGGCGTCGGCCTTTGGGTGGCGATCTGCACCACCGTCAGCACGATGACCCGCGATTTCCGTGCCTACGCGGCGGTCCTTTCCGGCTACACCGTCTCGATCGTCGCCATCGCGGTCATCGACAATCCGAACGGCGCGTTCTCCAGTGCGGTGTCGCGCGTGGCGGTGATCGCGATCGGTATCGTCGCGATGACGGTGGTCAACGACGTGTTCGGGTCCCCGGAAACCTGGAAGCAGCTCGCCGACGGACTGAAGAAATCCACCGAGACGGTGTTCGGTATCGCCGACGCCGCGGTGCATGGCCGTGCCCTGCCGGCCGAGACGGACATTGCTGCCCTGGCCTCGGGCATACTGGCGCTGAGCACGCAGGCGAACTATTCGCGCACCGAACTGCAGGACGGGCAGCACCGGATTGCCGGGGCTGACAGCGCCATGCTCGGACTGCTGGACATGCTTTTCTGCGCACGGGCAATCGCATACGGCCTGCAGCGCGACGATGCGGATCCGGCGATCGTGCAGCGCCTTCCGGAACTGGCCGGTGCCCGATCGGATCGCGAGGCGTTCGCGGATGTCGAGATCCCGCATGAGCCGGTCGATGCCTTCCTGATCGAGCGTACAGCAGCACTCGCCCGCAACCGGCGCTGGGTCGAGGACGGGATGGGCGTGCTGTCAAACGGCGGGCGGCCGAAACGGTATGTGAGCCTGGAGTATCATCTGGATCGTTTCGCGGCCGGGCTGAACGCCACCCGGATCCTGATCGCGTTCGCGATCGGCGCCGCCTTCTCGATCCTGTCCGGGCTGTCGGACTCGACGCTGGCATTGATCCAGATTTCCGCCGTGTGCGCTCTGGCGGCGACCAACCCCAACCCAACCAGCTTCGCCTACGGCGTGCTGATCGGCGCGCCGCTCGCCGTCATTGCAGCAGCACTCATCAACTTCTTTCTGCTGACCCAGGGTTCGGCGATGCCGGTGCTGGCGATCGCGATCCTGCCGGCGGTGTTCATCGCCTGCACGCTGGTGATGTATCCGAAAACCGGCGCGATCGGCTTCATCATGCTGGTGTTCACCTTCGTGATGCTGAACCCGGCCAATCCGCAAAGCTTCGACCTGACATCGTTCGTCGAGCGCGCCATCATGTTCCTGTCGGCGGCGGTGATCGTGTTCCTGTCACTGGTGCTGATCCTGCCTGTGTCGCCGCGCCGGCGCGTCATGCGCGGGATGCTGGCGATCGCCCGGGATGTCGAGCGCGAGATGGACGGGCCGGCCCAGCACGAGGGACCTGCCCTGGCCAGCCGCCAGTACGACCGGCTGTCGCAGATGCAACAGTGGAACAGCCGGATCGGTTCGAGCGGCAGCCGGCGCTTCGTGCTGGCACGGCTGATCGGGCTGACCGATCTGGTCGGCGCGCTCGGCCGCGCTCGTGCCGGGCTGCATGGCATCGAGGCAGTCGAGCCGCTTTGCGACACCGCCACGGAGATCGGCGGCGGGTTGCGGAAGAACGACGTCGACGGGACGCTGGGCCGCATGGATGTCGCCGCACGGATGCTTCTGGACCAGGGCCATGCCGTTCCCGCAGTGCATCGTGGCGCGTTGCTTCGTGCGGTGTCCGGACTCTACGGCGCCGGGGCTGCCTTGCGCGCCAACCGGCGGATGCTGTTGCTGACCGGCACGGTCCGGACTTCTCACAAGTCGGCAGCGGCCTGA
- the chrA gene encoding chromate efflux transporter, translated as MPVEDTGRAPDRGSVGGVFAAFLVLGLTSFGGPVAHLGYFRDAFVTRRRWIDEADYADLVALCQFLPGPASSQVGFAIGLLRAGPLGALAAWTAFTLPSAALLVAFAYGAASFSGPLGQAVIHGLKLVAVAIVAQAVLGMSRTLAPDRARSAIAVAALALVSLVGGGIGQVGAIAGGALAGLLVCRNGRTSAASSLRFAVLPAAAIMCLVSFIVLLVGLPLVQAATSSQPVAVFDAFYRSGALVFGGGHVILPLLQARIVHPGWMSESTFLAGYGAAQAVPGPLFTFAAYLGALIKPGAGGVAGAALALVAVFLPGLLILVAALPFWNGLRARASAQAALRGANAAVVGILAAALYDPVWTSAVLAPRDFLVAGAGFVALVSWKLPPWIVLAGVVAATVGLSSG; from the coding sequence ATGCCTGTCGAGGATACGGGCAGAGCGCCTGATCGTGGTTCCGTCGGCGGGGTCTTCGCGGCATTCCTCGTGCTTGGACTGACGTCGTTCGGCGGACCCGTCGCGCATCTGGGTTATTTCCGTGATGCATTCGTCACCCGGCGGCGCTGGATCGATGAGGCCGACTATGCCGACCTTGTCGCCCTGTGCCAGTTCCTGCCCGGCCCCGCATCGAGCCAGGTCGGTTTCGCGATCGGCTTGTTGCGTGCCGGACCGCTCGGCGCCCTGGCCGCCTGGACGGCGTTTACCCTGCCCTCGGCGGCGCTGCTGGTCGCGTTCGCCTATGGCGCGGCGTCGTTCTCCGGCCCGCTCGGCCAGGCCGTCATCCATGGGTTGAAACTGGTCGCGGTGGCGATCGTCGCGCAGGCCGTGCTCGGCATGTCGCGAACCCTGGCTCCCGACCGGGCCCGCTCCGCGATCGCGGTCGCGGCGCTTGCCCTGGTATCCCTGGTCGGTGGCGGGATCGGCCAGGTCGGGGCGATCGCCGGCGGCGCCCTGGCTGGACTGTTGGTCTGCCGGAACGGTCGCACGTCGGCAGCAAGTTCGCTGCGGTTTGCGGTCCTGCCCGCAGCCGCGATCATGTGCCTGGTCTCGTTCATCGTGCTGCTGGTCGGCCTGCCGCTGGTCCAGGCCGCGACCAGCTCGCAGCCCGTCGCGGTGTTCGACGCGTTCTACCGTTCCGGCGCGCTGGTGTTCGGCGGCGGTCACGTCATCCTGCCGCTGCTGCAGGCGCGGATCGTCCACCCGGGCTGGATGAGCGAGAGCACGTTTCTCGCCGGCTATGGTGCCGCGCAGGCCGTTCCCGGACCGCTCTTCACCTTCGCTGCCTACCTTGGTGCCCTGATAAAGCCGGGTGCAGGCGGCGTGGCCGGGGCGGCCCTGGCGCTGGTCGCGGTGTTCCTGCCCGGATTGCTGATCCTGGTGGCAGCCCTGCCGTTCTGGAACGGTCTCCGTGCGAGAGCGTCGGCGCAGGCGGCACTGCGTGGTGCCAACGCTGCGGTCGTCGGCATTCTCGCGGCGGCGCTATACGATCCGGTCTGGACCAGCGCAGTGCTGGCGCCGCGGGATTTCCTGGTGGCCGGGGCCGGCTTCGTCGCACTGGTCTCGTGGAAACTTCCGCCCTGGATCGTGCTCGCCGGCGTGGTTGCAGCGACCGTCGGCCTGTCGTCTGGCTAG
- a CDS encoding oxidoreductase, with protein sequence MTSRDEPIRVGLIGYGYAGRTFHAPLIAATVGLELVSVASSDAAKVRRDLPDVETVRDPMALAGTAGIDLVVIASPNDTHVQLARTALDAGKAVVVDKPLTVDLADARDLADQAQRLGLLLSVFHNRRWDSDFLSVKQAIEDGLVGRVTHFESHIDRYRPQVRDRWRENSGSGSGIWFDLGPHLVDQALQLFGLPDRVQANLAAQRTGAKTDDWAHVLLECDCRRVVLHAGMLVAGGSNRFVVHGETGSLVKRHSDRQEAQLVAGMRPGAPGWGADPDGLMVYDADGAERLLTPVDGDYRHYYAGIARALTGNGTNPVPPAQAVATMAIIDAAIVSARTGRVVDMAFTAADRAAFGV encoded by the coding sequence TTGACCTCGCGGGATGAACCGATCCGTGTCGGGCTGATCGGCTACGGATATGCAGGACGAACGTTCCATGCGCCATTGATCGCGGCGACGGTGGGCCTGGAACTCGTTTCCGTCGCATCGAGCGACGCCGCCAAGGTCCGGAGGGACCTGCCGGATGTAGAAACCGTGCGCGACCCGATGGCGCTGGCCGGCACGGCCGGCATCGATCTGGTTGTGATCGCGTCTCCAAACGATACGCATGTCCAGCTTGCGCGGACGGCACTCGATGCCGGCAAGGCCGTCGTGGTGGACAAACCGTTGACCGTCGATCTTGCGGATGCGCGCGATCTCGCGGACCAGGCTCAACGACTCGGCCTGTTGCTGTCGGTGTTTCACAACCGGCGCTGGGACAGCGATTTCCTCAGTGTGAAGCAGGCGATCGAGGACGGCCTGGTGGGCCGTGTCACCCATTTCGAATCCCATATCGACCGGTATCGTCCGCAGGTGCGTGACCGCTGGCGCGAGAATTCCGGCAGCGGAAGCGGCATCTGGTTCGATCTCGGGCCACATCTGGTCGACCAGGCACTGCAACTGTTCGGCCTGCCGGATCGCGTCCAGGCCAACCTCGCGGCGCAGCGTACCGGCGCGAAGACCGACGACTGGGCGCACGTGCTGCTGGAGTGTGATTGCCGCCGGGTCGTGCTGCACGCGGGGATGCTGGTGGCGGGCGGCTCGAACCGGTTCGTCGTGCATGGCGAGACCGGCAGCCTGGTGAAGCGCCACTCCGACCGGCAGGAAGCCCAACTGGTGGCGGGCATGCGACCCGGCGCACCCGGATGGGGTGCCGACCCGGATGGGCTGATGGTCTACGATGCGGACGGTGCCGAACGGCTGCTCACGCCGGTCGATGGAGACTACCGTCACTATTATGCGGGGATCGCCAGGGCGCTGACCGGTAACGGCACCAATCCGGTGCCACCGGCGCAGGCGGTGGCGACCATGGCTATCATCGACGCGGCGATCGTGTCGGCGCGGACCGGGCGTGTCGTCGACATGGCGTTCACCGCGGCAGACCGTGCAGCGTTCGGCGTCTAG
- a CDS encoding pyridoxal phosphate-dependent aminotransferase, with translation MPALATKLSNASAPATIAMSIRARALRAAGHDVISLALGEPDFATPTHVIDAAHAAALDGQTKYPPVDGTLALKQAVVAKFARENDLDYALNEVMVANGGKQILFNALMATLDPGDEVVIPAPYWASYPLTVELLGGVPVFAECLEADCFRLKPEALERAIGPRTKWVILNFPNNPTGAVCPADDLRALGKVLLRHPDLWILCDEIYEHLVFRDVPHVSLACAVPALHDRILTLSGVSKSYAMTGWRIGYAAGPASLIKAMLVIQSNATSGASSVSQAAAVAALNGPQELLPVMRDTYRRRRDLVVEALRSIPGMTCAMPDGAFYAYPGIAGCLGRTSAGGKPIRTDDDFALALLDEQHVAVVSGSAFGMSPYLRLSVAADDESLAEACRRIARFCADMR, from the coding sequence ATGCCAGCGCTAGCAACGAAGCTTTCAAACGCATCCGCCCCCGCCACGATCGCGATGTCAATCAGGGCGCGGGCGTTGCGTGCCGCCGGGCACGACGTGATCTCGCTGGCCTTGGGTGAGCCCGACTTCGCAACGCCCACGCATGTGATCGACGCGGCGCACGCAGCCGCGCTGGATGGCCAGACCAAATATCCGCCGGTCGATGGCACGCTCGCGCTGAAGCAGGCCGTGGTCGCCAAGTTCGCCCGCGAGAACGACCTCGACTACGCGTTGAACGAGGTGATGGTTGCCAATGGCGGCAAGCAGATCCTGTTCAATGCGCTGATGGCGACGCTCGATCCCGGCGACGAGGTGGTGATCCCCGCGCCGTACTGGGCAAGTTATCCGCTGACGGTGGAGTTGCTCGGCGGGGTGCCGGTGTTTGCCGAGTGTCTGGAGGCCGATTGCTTTCGCCTGAAGCCCGAGGCGCTGGAGCGCGCGATCGGGCCGCGCACGAAGTGGGTGATCCTGAATTTCCCGAACAACCCGACCGGCGCGGTGTGTCCGGCGGACGATCTCCGGGCGTTGGGCAAGGTGCTGCTCCGTCATCCCGACCTGTGGATCCTGTGCGACGAGATCTACGAGCATCTGGTATTCCGCGATGTCCCGCATGTGTCCCTGGCGTGTGCGGTGCCGGCGCTGCACGACCGCATCCTGACCCTGTCCGGCGTGTCGAAAAGCTACGCGATGACCGGCTGGCGGATCGGCTATGCCGCCGGCCCGGCCAGCCTGATCAAGGCGATGCTGGTGATCCAGAGCAATGCCACGTCCGGTGCGTCGTCGGTCAGCCAGGCGGCCGCGGTCGCCGCCCTGAACGGACCGCAGGAGCTGCTGCCGGTGATGCGCGACACCTACCGGCGCCGGCGCGACCTGGTGGTGGAGGCGTTGCGCTCTATTCCCGGAATGACCTGCGCGATGCCGGACGGCGCATTCTACGCCTATCCCGGGATTGCCGGCTGCCTCGGCCGCACCAGTGCCGGGGGCAAGCCGATCCGCACCGACGATGACTTCGCGCTGGCGCTGCTGGACGAGCAGCATGTCGCGGTGGTGTCCGGCAGCGCCTTCGGCATGAGCCCGTATCTGCGCCTCAGCGTCGCGGCGGATGACGAAAGCCTGGCCGAAGCCTGCCGCCGGATCGCGCGGTTCTGCGCAGATATGCGATAG
- a CDS encoding acid phosphatase: protein MKTMNFAVPAMMGLMLGSWTASPAFAQPADVRQGGMAAPTPGVAARRERLPPGTYMSGALLPDTSLLLPPPPLPGSPEQASDQAVFRQSRAYKDTPRWRLAQNDALLSTPALLADFSCALGFAIDPARAPALVSLLEHAGADMGPEIDRTKNLWQRHRPHIGNDEPICVARHGSLDQSPAYPSGHTTLEFGTSLILAELVPDRAAELVRRGRTLSESRIVCGVHWLSDVQAGFLEASSLVAALHGSAAFRTDMDKARAELATLQRPSPKAPDAAMCQLEADAASHSPLFREQPAGP, encoded by the coding sequence ATGAAGACGATGAATTTTGCTGTCCCTGCGATGATGGGCCTGATGCTGGGCAGCTGGACCGCATCGCCCGCGTTCGCCCAGCCGGCGGATGTCCGGCAGGGCGGCATGGCGGCGCCGACGCCGGGCGTTGCCGCCAGGCGCGAGCGACTGCCGCCGGGGACCTACATGTCGGGCGCCCTGCTGCCGGATACGTCGCTGCTGCTGCCGCCGCCGCCCCTGCCCGGTTCGCCGGAACAGGCTTCGGACCAGGCGGTGTTCAGGCAGTCGCGGGCCTACAAGGACACACCGCGGTGGCGCCTGGCCCAGAACGACGCGCTGCTCTCGACGCCGGCCCTGCTGGCAGACTTCTCCTGCGCGCTTGGCTTCGCGATCGATCCGGCCAGGGCGCCGGCGCTCGTCTCTTTGCTGGAGCATGCCGGTGCCGACATGGGACCGGAAATCGACCGCACCAAGAATCTGTGGCAGCGCCACCGTCCGCATATCGGCAACGATGAGCCGATCTGCGTGGCACGGCATGGCAGCCTGGACCAGAGTCCGGCCTACCCGTCCGGCCACACCACCCTGGAGTTCGGGACCTCGCTGATCCTGGCGGAGCTGGTGCCGGACCGGGCGGCCGAGCTGGTCCGGCGCGGGCGGACGCTGTCGGAAAGCCGGATCGTCTGCGGCGTCCACTGGCTGAGCGACGTGCAGGCGGGCTTCCTGGAGGCGTCGTCGCTGGTGGCGGCGCTGCATGGGAGTGCCGCCTTCCGCACCGACATGGACAAGGCGCGCGCGGAACTGGCCACCCTACAACGACCCTCCCCGAAGGCACCGGACGCCGCTATGTGCCAGCTGGAAGCCGACGCCGCGTCGCACTCGCCACTGTTCCGCGAGCAGCCCGCCGGCCCATAA